One Mycolicibacterium pulveris genomic region harbors:
- a CDS encoding UDP-glucuronate decarboxylase — MRRRAVITGGAGFVGSHLAERLLAHEIDVICLDNFVTGAPENVAHLQAHDGFRLMKVDVSDYISIPGPVDYVLHFASPASPVDYAQLPIETMKAGSLGTLHTLGLAKEKGARYLLASTSETYGDPLVHPQPESYWGNVNPVGPRACYDEAKRFAEALTSSYRQKHGVDTAIMRIFNTYGPRMRPNDGRAIPTFITQALAGMPLTVHGDGNQTRSVCHVDDLVEGALRLLFSGLAGPVNIGNPHEMTVLELANLIRELAGSEAPVEFVDRPQDDPSQRRPDITLARNELHWEPKRDVREGLLETIAWFRDVDTEKSRSDVGLLRIGQQRRAFSRRSVAVIGTGYVGAVTSTCLASLGHTVCGLDTDLARVGQLNNGQTPFHEPNLPELLQSTLSTGRLRFTDSYAEALSDAEFVFLCVGTPPGQDGSPDLTQLESAIQALAPYLRADAVIVNKSTVPVGSGNWTRTILEDALNDRDLSFHVVSNPEFLREGCAIEDFLYPDRIVLGGAQPDVNRVAELYRPVLDQSFDRGRQGITPLLITTELASAEMIKYAANAFLATKISFANEMAQLCELFGADAREVLPAIGADHRVGAAFLNPGVGWGGSCFGKDVAALISTGQEYGYTSSMLQSTVEINKLQRASAIRKLQRELHILKGRRIALFGLTFKPGTDDLRDAPALDIARRLLAAGAAVSAFDPVVKVLPDEYAGVRLTPDVYDAADRADAVVVVTEWPEFRDIDPTGLRRVMRGNLVLDGRNCLPEADFVGSGLRLVGFGW; from the coding sequence ATGCGGCGCCGGGCAGTGATAACGGGGGGAGCGGGATTCGTCGGCTCCCACCTCGCAGAACGACTGCTCGCACATGAAATCGATGTGATATGCCTCGACAATTTTGTCACGGGCGCGCCGGAGAACGTAGCACACCTTCAGGCCCACGATGGTTTTCGACTGATGAAAGTCGATGTCAGCGACTACATTTCAATACCCGGTCCTGTTGATTACGTGCTGCATTTCGCGTCCCCTGCGTCACCAGTGGACTATGCGCAGCTTCCCATCGAGACGATGAAGGCTGGTTCTCTTGGGACGCTGCACACGCTTGGTCTCGCGAAAGAAAAGGGTGCCCGTTACCTGTTGGCGTCTACCTCGGAAACGTACGGTGACCCTCTTGTGCATCCCCAGCCCGAAAGTTACTGGGGAAATGTAAATCCAGTCGGTCCGCGCGCATGTTACGACGAGGCGAAGCGCTTTGCCGAGGCACTGACATCGTCATATCGGCAGAAGCACGGTGTCGATACCGCCATTATGCGTATTTTCAACACCTACGGCCCTCGGATGCGGCCCAACGACGGTCGGGCGATTCCGACCTTCATCACCCAGGCACTTGCTGGTATGCCCCTCACTGTTCACGGCGATGGGAATCAGACACGGTCTGTATGCCATGTCGACGACTTGGTCGAAGGAGCATTGCGGCTGTTGTTCTCCGGCCTGGCAGGGCCAGTCAATATCGGTAACCCGCATGAAATGACGGTTCTGGAGTTAGCGAACCTGATCCGTGAACTTGCTGGATCTGAAGCTCCCGTCGAGTTTGTTGACCGCCCACAGGACGATCCATCGCAGCGTCGACCGGACATCACACTCGCGCGTAACGAACTGCATTGGGAACCGAAGCGCGATGTTCGTGAAGGTTTGCTGGAGACCATTGCGTGGTTCCGCGATGTAGACACCGAAAAATCAAGATCAGATGTCGGGCTGCTTCGCATTGGTCAGCAGAGGCGAGCGTTCTCTCGCCGGAGTGTTGCTGTCATCGGCACCGGTTATGTCGGCGCGGTCACGTCGACCTGCTTGGCGTCCTTGGGCCACACCGTTTGTGGTCTTGACACGGATTTGGCGCGGGTCGGCCAACTCAACAATGGTCAAACACCGTTCCACGAACCGAATCTTCCCGAGCTACTCCAGTCGACTTTGTCGACCGGTCGGCTGCGGTTCACTGATAGCTACGCTGAGGCATTATCGGACGCAGAGTTTGTTTTCCTCTGCGTAGGAACTCCGCCAGGTCAGGATGGGTCGCCAGACCTCACCCAACTCGAGAGCGCGATTCAAGCATTAGCTCCATATCTACGCGCGGACGCGGTGATAGTCAACAAATCAACCGTCCCGGTTGGCTCTGGCAATTGGACTCGCACCATCCTTGAGGACGCTTTAAATGACCGCGATCTATCTTTTCACGTCGTTTCTAATCCTGAATTCCTTCGCGAGGGATGCGCAATCGAAGATTTTCTATACCCAGATCGGATTGTGCTCGGCGGAGCCCAGCCTGATGTCAACCGGGTAGCAGAGCTATACCGGCCGGTGCTTGATCAATCATTTGACCGAGGTCGGCAGGGCATCACGCCATTGTTGATTACTACCGAACTGGCATCTGCGGAGATGATCAAGTACGCCGCCAATGCATTCTTGGCGACGAAGATCAGCTTCGCGAATGAGATGGCGCAACTCTGCGAGCTTTTTGGTGCCGACGCCCGTGAGGTTCTTCCCGCCATCGGAGCCGACCATCGTGTTGGCGCCGCCTTCTTAAACCCCGGCGTCGGATGGGGTGGTTCATGCTTCGGTAAGGACGTTGCTGCGCTGATTTCGACGGGCCAAGAATATGGGTATACGTCCTCGATGCTGCAATCGACAGTGGAAATCAATAAGCTGCAGCGAGCGAGTGCAATACGAAAACTCCAGCGCGAGTTACATATTCTCAAGGGACGTAGAATCGCACTGTTTGGATTGACCTTCAAACCCGGCACGGACGATCTGCGTGACGCTCCGGCATTAGATATTGCACGCAGGCTGTTGGCGGCCGGTGCAGCGGTTTCGGCATTTGATCCAGTGGTTAAAGTTCTGCCCGACGAATACGCGGGTGTACGGCTTACGCCTGATGTATACGATGCCGCTGACCGAGCGGATGCGGTGGTAGTAGTCACAGAGTGGCCGGAGTTTCGGGACATTGATCCAACTGGGCTGCGGCGTGTGATGCGAGGAAACCTCGTATTGGACGGCCGCAATTGCCTACCGGAAGCTGACTTTGTTGGATCTGGTCTCAGACTGGTCGGCTTTGGCTGGTAG